In Leptospira perdikensis, a single genomic region encodes these proteins:
- a CDS encoding MBL fold metallo-hydrolase, with protein sequence MKLSKKTLIRINLTLVPIVLFLVYFLGYPNESIPSVTLESKETTSLIPKPKGKSPLVFSILKTGEAKTLEAFVIEGGSVLKVVTVAHSGFYIQHPKGNFLFDTGLGIKIKEQFQMFPFYLKLLMEYQLIQTAKEQLELNGVNPSSIQDVFFSHLHWDHASGLKDFPSAKIHSLPEELNHPKIESGYIVSQFDGDSVNWKHLQFQDKPYASYAKSLDWYGDGTAVFVPMKGHSEGSVGLFLHTENGQTYFLTGDVVWRREGFLEKKHKPRGARWIVDFDTAGLGEEISRVHNLLLKNPELQIIPAHDHDVQSPLGFYPQVLGKK encoded by the coding sequence ATGAAACTTTCGAAAAAAACTCTGATCCGAATAAACCTAACTCTTGTTCCAATCGTTCTCTTCCTAGTCTATTTTCTCGGATACCCCAATGAAAGTATTCCGTCCGTAACCTTAGAGTCTAAAGAAACGACCTCACTCATTCCCAAACCAAAAGGAAAATCACCTCTTGTCTTTTCGATACTGAAAACGGGAGAGGCAAAAACCCTAGAAGCTTTTGTGATTGAAGGTGGATCTGTTCTGAAAGTAGTAACTGTAGCACATTCCGGTTTTTATATCCAACATCCTAAAGGAAATTTTTTATTTGATACTGGGCTTGGAATCAAAATCAAAGAACAGTTCCAAATGTTTCCTTTCTATTTAAAACTACTCATGGAATACCAGTTGATCCAAACCGCAAAAGAACAATTAGAATTAAACGGTGTGAATCCAAGTTCCATTCAGGATGTTTTTTTCTCACATTTGCATTGGGATCATGCCAGCGGATTAAAAGACTTTCCTTCAGCAAAAATCCATTCTTTACCAGAAGAATTGAATCATCCCAAAATTGAATCGGGTTATATTGTTTCTCAATTTGATGGAGATTCTGTAAATTGGAAACATTTGCAATTTCAAGACAAACCTTATGCATCTTATGCGAAGAGTTTGGACTGGTATGGAGATGGAACTGCTGTTTTTGTTCCCATGAAAGGTCACAGTGAAGGTTCGGTCGGTCTCTTTTTACATACAGAGAATGGACAAACTTACTTTCTTACAGGAGATGTTGTCTGGCGAAGAGAAGGGTTTTTGGAAAAAAAACACAAACCCAGAGGGGCAAGATGGATTGTTGATTTTGACACTGCCGGTCTGGGTGAAGAAATCTCGCGAGTTCACAATCTCCTCCTTAAAAATCCAGAACTACAAATTATCCCTGCCCACGATCATGATGTACAATCCCCTCTTGGTTTTTATCCACAAGTGCTTGGTAAAAAATAA
- a CDS encoding M23 family metallopeptidase encodes MIRLLSLLIVILSFVRAVPAESREVKKKPTKTISSNYFVKKEEKNFSLLMEARRFGRGEVIFLRLTPKDKKWINESFKVSWLGKDVILTKREKSMVAFLPISPDTPAGAMTLEIVSKIFFVKRGQKQYQIILEPTKFQVIKKNPQIKVDEKFITKELPKETLDFIQECKTAKESAFSKQSNLQFVKNFKKPLEKIFITSKFYVRRDYNNKQGRPHGGVDFRGKSGTPVYVIQDGVVVLARTTYYEGNFTIVDHGNKIFSFYMHQNEIKVKVGDVVKQGQEIGTVGSTGMSTGPHLHLGAKVNDILVDPLSLIALQSISESN; translated from the coding sequence ATGATACGGTTATTATCCTTATTGATTGTAATTTTGTCCTTTGTACGTGCAGTTCCTGCGGAATCGAGAGAGGTCAAAAAAAAACCAACAAAAACAATTTCTTCTAATTACTTTGTAAAAAAGGAAGAAAAGAATTTTTCCTTACTCATGGAAGCAAGAAGGTTTGGAAGAGGGGAAGTTATCTTTTTACGTTTAACTCCTAAAGATAAAAAGTGGATTAACGAATCTTTTAAGGTCAGTTGGTTGGGAAAAGATGTGATTCTTACCAAAAGGGAAAAAAGTATGGTAGCCTTTTTACCAATTTCCCCCGATACACCCGCGGGTGCGATGACACTAGAAATTGTATCTAAGATATTTTTTGTCAAACGTGGCCAAAAACAATATCAAATCATTTTGGAACCTACGAAGTTTCAAGTGATCAAAAAAAATCCTCAGATTAAAGTGGATGAAAAGTTTATCACAAAAGAACTTCCTAAAGAAACTTTAGATTTTATCCAAGAATGTAAAACTGCTAAAGAATCAGCCTTCTCGAAACAAAGTAATTTACAGTTTGTTAAAAATTTTAAAAAACCATTGGAAAAGATTTTTATTACCAGTAAATTTTATGTTAGGCGGGATTATAATAACAAACAGGGCCGACCACATGGCGGAGTCGACTTTCGCGGTAAATCAGGAACACCGGTTTACGTAATCCAAGATGGGGTTGTGGTCCTCGCTCGTACGACTTATTATGAGGGAAATTTTACAATCGTAGATCATGGGAATAAGATCTTTTCTTTTTATATGCACCAAAATGAAATCAAAGTCAAGGTTGGTGACGTTGTGAAACAAGGTCAGGAAATTGGAACTGTGGGTTCTACTGGAATGTCGACAGGCCCTCATCTCCATTTAGGAGCTAAGGTAAATGATATCCTTGTGGATCCACTTTCTTTAATTGCCCTGCAATCGATTTCCGAATCGAATTGA